From Gadus macrocephalus chromosome 16, ASM3116895v1:
TCTGGTTCTCCGCTCCAGGTTTCTGTTAATCTGGTTTCAACTGTTGTTACTAATCAGGTGTTAATCTAGTGTTAATATGGTGTTACTAATCAGGTGTAACACTGTTCTGTACTCCTGGTCTGTTAATCTGGTTTCAGATCACAATAGTCGGGTGTAAACGCTGTGTTCTGTACTCCTGGTCTGTGTATCTGGTTTAAACTCTTACTAATCAGGTTTAAAGGCTGTGTTCTGTACTCCTGGTCTGTGTATCTGGTTTCAACTCTTACTAATCAGGAGTAAATGCTGTGTTCTGTGCTCCTGGTCTGTTAATCTGGTTTAAACTCTTACTAATCAGGTGTAAACGCTGTGTTCTGTGCTCCAGGGATCCATTGTGGCCGCTACATCACATCTCACGGCCTGGCCCTCAACGTCAATACAGATCTGTCGTGGTTCAAACACATTGTTCCCTGCGGCATTGTGGGTAAAGGCGTGACGTCTGTGAGCGAGGAGCTGGGCCGAGCGGTGACGGTGGAGGAGTTGCTGCCCCGCCTGCTGGACTCCTTCTCGGAACACTTCGGTCGTGACGTCACACGCACTAAAACCCCTCCACTTCCCcctggctgaggggggggggggggggggggggcgccctcTTCTGGCGGACTTTAGAACTATGTCTGTGAATAAAATGTTTCATTTCAAGGGGCAAAAAAGACTGAAGGATTTCACAACCGTCACTTGTACCTTCACTTCCTGTGTAATATTCATTCACCAAcgaatgtatttatttgttatacACTGAAAAGCCCAACTCATGCTGCATTCTGTTCTGAAAAGTAAAGAGTACTATGTTGTCTAATGCAATATAAAAACGATTATAAGCTATTTCTACTATCTCTAAAGAGGAATCTTACATGCAGGAGGTTCGTCAAACACAGCATAAACATGATGTCTTATCAAGTCATATGATGCAGAAAATATTGCTctctgtatatgtatatgtttgaTTATATATTCATGCTGTACACATATTCAAGAATGCTTACATTTTTACATGACCGAAGCTCTCAGATAATTCAAACTATATTACCCGGTAGGTGGGTTGACTGTCTAGAATCAGATTCTTACTGATCGTTTTGCTTATGCCAAATCCAAAGTCTGCATacgtgaataaatacaacaaatacaaaacatataaatataaaaatcaaGTCTCTGTGGATGGTACCTTGACACCTGCCTTCTGAGTTTTACCGGTCAAGTTTCTCAGGGGCTTTTTTATTACCACAGATCTTTTGAGCGATAATTTTACCATAAAAAGAACCATATAGACGTTGGACCATGCACCTTAAAATAGGCAAGACTTTATATAGTCTATGGTCCAATTACAAGATATCAATGTTTTCTGTATATTTCCTCTTTCCAAAAAGTCCTACTTGTCCCTggttcatcattattattatattgtatatctatatatagatatatagatatacatggGGGTCTACTGTCACCAGCCCTCATCAACCTGTATCTAAACGGTTTATCTGACCAACGGCTGTGGAACGGGCTGTATGATTGGCAGCACTTTGATAAACCATCTGTATGCAGATGATTCGgccattttctctcccagtagtGCTGGGTTGTTAAATACGTGTACAGAATATGGTGCCAAACATGATGTGCATTATAATTCAAATAAGAGCAGTGTGCTGATATGTAGGGCAAAGGGAGATAAGGACCTCCACTTTCCACAATTGTATCTTTCTGGGGAAGAGCTTTGTGTTTGTTATAAAGCCAATACCTCGGGCCCTTTATAACAGATCAAATTTCTCGTACATTATATGCCCAAGCAAGCTAATATGTTGGCAAGAACATTTCATAAGTGTTTTGATCATGTAAGGATATGTCTCTACTCTAGAGCTTATTGCACTCTCCTTTATACTGCTCCCTTATGGGGAAAGCTCAAAAAATCAAGTATGACAGACATCAGGTTGCTTACAATTATTGCCTTAGGATCTTGTAAGAGTGAGCTACTTGTGAATGCAGGAGTTAACACCTTACAAGCTTAATTGAGATACCATATGTACAGATTTATCGGTCACTTGAATGACTGAAAGAATTTAATTATAATGCTGCTGTCGAACCCAAGTTATAGTGCAGTATGCTATCATACCTTTGGAGACATTGGTATAAATGCCTTTTATAAGAGGCGGGAATGTTTTTATTCtaatgcatatgtgtgttgtctattttttgtcttttaaagtggaccttgagtctaataatacaagttgatgatgatgatgatgatatatatatatacacacacaggtgcatctCAATGAATTATAATATTGTGGAAATGTTAATTTAAATAATTCAATTAATAAAGGGAAACTTATATTATAGAGATTCATTGCACCCAAAGTGAAATACTTCAAGCCTTTATGTATTTTAATCTTGATGATTATGgcttacagctcatgaaaacccaaaactCTGTATCAAGATTAATACACACAAAGGCTTGAAATATTTAGGGACTACGGATGCAAATTAGCAGCTCTGCTATAATCCGGCATGTTTACAAAGATGTTTGAACATCAATGTTCATTAATGTGCACTGTCcctattaaaaaataaagcatttatTTCACTTTTGGTTGAATGAATCTACATAGAATATGCAATATTGAAATTAATTTACTTTTCCACAATATTCTAATTCATTGAGATGCacctctgtaggcctatatatatatatatatatatatatatatatatgtatatatatatatatatatacttatatcgTTGTTGGATGAAGATATGTTGCAGCTTGtagatgatataataataacaactttaTTGGTTCTGTATTAATTGCAGCAGGACGAGAGGTTTGTTATGAGTCCGATGTAAACGTCCGGGTAATGACCTCGTTAGCATGATGCAAGGAGTCGTCCCCGAGGCGTGGTGTTAGCGGGCCGGAGGGTCCCAGCGGGCTGGAGGGTCTCAGCGGGCCGGACTACCGGACTGGGGGCCACCTGGAGGGGCAACACCTGGAAGCCAATTAGCCGGTGCGCTCCCAGGTGTGGAGGAGGACCTCCGGAGTGGTTTGGCTTCAGCGTCTCCTTGCCGACGGCGGAGATGACCGTCCTCAGGAGTGACCAGCGGAACAACAGCGTCAGCAAGGGGATGCTTGTTATGTTGCTTTAACCAGCAGTTACTCTGTGGACACTCTGGGTGTGAAAGGTTAACGAGGTCAAACGGAGGGCGAGGATGAGACGTTTGAAACTTTCAGTCTCGAGAGAAGACAACAGTATTAGGGCCGGACCTGAGAGCCTGACAGCCTTCTCTGGTTCATCATTACAAAATAACATcataatatatatagattataatataataatgtgcatatcataatatcacatcataatatatacataataatataataatacatatataataatatatcaagaatataatataaatatttcatAATCTACATGCATACATTATATACCATAGATACCTTGCCATACGGTATCTACCTATCATACAAcctatacaataaacaagaacTTTTTATTCTATGTAcctaaaatatctatttatttacagGATTCATTAAAAAATTGTCAAAGTATGAAAGTGAAGTGAAAAGACCTGAAAAAGGAGTTTAGAACTACGAGGATCAGTACATCGCAGGCTGTAAGAAGAGCTTCAAGGTCCCTGCTGGAGAAGTTTGACCTGACGACCCCGCAGTCATCATGAGCTCCCCGGTACAGCTGGGGCCAGGAAGAGGTTCCACCGGAGAACCCCTCAGGCACTACATCAGAGAACCCTGGAGAACCCTGGTTCACTACATCAGAGAACCCTGGTGAACCCTGGTTCACTACATCAGAGAACCCTGGTGAACCCTGGTTCACTACATCAGAGAACCCTGGTGAACCCTGGTTCACTACATCAGAGAACCCTGGTGAACCCTGGTTCAATTACCAGAGAACCCTGGTTCTCTGATGTAGGGAGGCCACAAGGAGGTCttggcctctcctcctccttcactcccTCATGAGGCCTCAAGGAGATCtgggcctctcctcctcctccttcacctcctcatgAGGCCTAAAGGAGGTCTtggcctctcctcttcctccatcacctcctcatgAGGCCAAAAGGAGGTCTtggcctctccttctccttcacctcctcataAGGCCTAAAGGAGGTCTGGGCCACCTTAGGGATTGGTTTGGCTAGGTATGTCACGTGACAAGTTCTTATTGGCTATGGGCAAGTCCTGGGACATTAGGATCACAATAAAAGATGAGAAGATGATGCCACTCAAcccaggacagacagagagacagaaaagcagagagtagacagacagacagtgagtagacagactgacagacagacagctcctaCTTCTTTAAATGTCCAAAGTGTTTCTTATGTTGCCCACGTAGAGCAGCATGGCATTAGTCTCAGGTCTCGGACCCTTTTACTGATGCAGTGATTGGTTTGTACTCCTCATCAGCATGAACCAGAGCTTCCTCTATACGGCGCTGTCTCTGACTGCCTACAGCCCCCCAGGCCTGCTGAACTATGTCTTCTTCGTGCTCTGCCTGCTCCTGTATGTGTTGACCCTGTGTGCTAATGTTCTTCTGATTGCTCTGATCCTCAGtgacccccacctccacaaGCCCATGTACACCTTCCTGCTGCACCTGGCTCTCAATGGCGTCGTGGGCGCGTGCGCTGTGTGTCCCAAGGTGATGCAGAGCCTGCTGTCCCGCGACCCCTTCATGTCCTACGGGGGCTGTCTGCTGCAGGTGCTCTTCGTCAATGTGTATGGGTCCTGTGCCTACGCCATCCTGGCGGTGATGGCTTACGACCGCTACATCTCCATCTGCAAGCCGCTGCAGTACCACACCATTATCACCCCCGGCCGGGTCCGGGTGCTGCTGGCCGCCGCCTACATGTTCCCCGTGGGGCTGACGGCGGTGCAGGTGTACCTCACGTCTCAGCTGCCCCTCTGCCGCTTCGCCGTCAACAAGATGTTCTGTGACaacctggtggtggtgaagcTGGCGTGCTTCAGAAGAGAGCTGGACAACGTGTACGGCCTGTTCATCGTCTGCAGCCTGGTGCTGTTCCCCTTGGTCTGCGTGCTGCTCTCCTACATGCAGATCTTATCCGTCAGCTGGAGGGCCTCCAAGGCCTCGCAGCGGAAAGCCCTGAGCACCTGtgctcctcacctcctcatcttcatcaaCTTCTCCACCATCATCTTCTACTCTGTGCTCTACAACCGGGGGGACAGCGTGTCGGTGCTGGGGAACTTCCTGAACTCCACCCTGTTCgccctgctgccccccctcTTCCACCCCCTGGTGTATGGTCTCAGGACCAAGGAGATCCAGCGCTCCATCCAGAAGCTGCTCCtcgccgccccgccccgccccggcccGGCGCTGCCTCACCTACGGGTCGTACCTGTCGACCGGAGTCCGCATCCGGCCTCACGGCGGCTGGGGAGCTGACCAATCAGCTGGACCCTGGTTCATACCTCAAGTCTTATAATGACGTCTGGTTCTGTTCCACAAGGGTCCTTTATTGGCTGTTGTACAGTAATCTGTTTATTAGATGGaagtattttgtttatttcaatcGTGGCTGGTAGTGTGGGTTTTATTCAGATTGTGTTGTTCAGACCCCCCTGTTTCCTGTACACCTGAAACCCCTTCCTGTGCAGCACGTTTCTTGTTGTGTTGGCTGGAACCACTGTGTTGCTCCACTGGTCCAGAAGTGCTGCTGAAAGCACCTCATTAAACACGACAGTCTGAGCTCTGTGTTGTGGCGTCAGGCTGAGAGTGGTCACACAAACATGAGGGAGAAACGCCAGCTACAGGGGTGACATCTTCCTATGAAATCATCATCATGTACTCAGGTGACCATGGTAACCCCTCCATA
This genomic window contains:
- the LOC132474763 gene encoding olfactory receptor 2AT4-like, whose translation is MNQSFLYTALSLTAYSPPGLLNYVFFVLCLLLYVLTLCANVLLIALILSDPHLHKPMYTFLLHLALNGVVGACAVCPKVMQSLLSRDPFMSYGGCLLQVLFVNVYGSCAYAILAVMAYDRYISICKPLQYHTIITPGRVRVLLAAAYMFPVGLTAVQVYLTSQLPLCRFAVNKMFCDNLVVVKLACFRRELDNVYGLFIVCSLVLFPLVCVLLSYMQILSVSWRASKASQRKALSTCAPHLLIFINFSTIIFYSVLYNRGDSVSVLGNFLNSTLFALLPPLFHPLVYGLRTKEIQRSIQKLLLAAPPRPGPALPHLRVVPVDRSPHPASRRLGS